In a genomic window of Callithrix jacchus isolate 240 chromosome 22, calJac240_pri, whole genome shotgun sequence:
- the SPACA4 gene encoding sperm acrosome membrane-associated protein 4, with protein sequence MVLGWLLLLVMALTPGTTSVKDCIFCELTDSTQCPGTPMRCGDDEDCFTGLGVAPGTSPVINKGCMQATRCGREEPVSYKGVTYSLTTTCCDGHLCNRAPGPASSQMSGATTSLALGLGMLLPRLL encoded by the coding sequence ATGGTCCTGGGCTGGCTGCTGCTTCTGGTGATGGCTCTGACCCCAGGCACGACGAGTGTCAAGGACTGCATCTTCTGTGAGCTCACCGACTCCACGCAGTGTCCCGGCACGCCCATGCGCTGTGGGGATGATGAGGACTGCTTCACGGGCCTCGGGGTCGCCCCAGGCACCAGTCCCGTCATCAACAAAGGCTGCATGCAAGCCACCAGGTGCGGCCGTGAGGAACCTGTCAGCTACAAGGGCGTCACCTACAGCCTCACCACCACCTGCTGTGATGGCCACCTGTGCAACAGAGCCCCAGGCCCCGCCAGCAGCCAGATGTCAGGGGCCACCACCAGCCTGGCACTGGGGCTGGGCATGCTGCTTCCTCGTTTACTATGA